In a genomic window of Gammaproteobacteria bacterium:
- a CDS encoding biotin transporter BioY, whose product MHRVGRAATNLGDRTLSTLVSARILPRSRALTVALVVVFAALTAVLAQVRVPLWFTPVPITGQTFAVLLAGLALGSQAGAASQALYVAAGVVGLPVFQGGQGGWSYVTGPTLGYLVGFIAAAAITGWLRSKFPGRLSGIPTALAGTVVIYVFGVAWLASALGVGLGHALALGFFPFLIGDAIKALLAGLMPLPRL is encoded by the coding sequence ATGCATAGGGTCGGACGAGCCGCCACCAACCTAGGAGACCGGACCTTGTCGACCCTCGTATCTGCCCGCATCCTGCCACGAAGCCGAGCGCTGACGGTGGCACTCGTCGTTGTCTTCGCCGCGCTCACCGCCGTTCTCGCCCAAGTGCGGGTGCCTCTCTGGTTCACGCCGGTGCCGATTACAGGCCAAACCTTCGCCGTACTGCTCGCTGGACTGGCCCTCGGCTCGCAAGCAGGAGCTGCCAGTCAGGCGCTGTACGTCGCTGCAGGAGTCGTCGGATTGCCGGTCTTCCAGGGTGGGCAGGGAGGCTGGTCGTATGTCACAGGTCCGACACTCGGGTATCTCGTCGGATTCATCGCTGCGGCTGCGATCACGGGCTGGTTACGCTCGAAGTTCCCGGGGCGCCTCTCTGGCATCCCAACCGCGCTCGCCGGAACCGTCGTCATCTACGTCTTCGGCGTCGCGTGGCTGGCGAGCGCTCTCGGGGTCGGCCTCGGCCACGCCCTGGCATTGGGCTTCTTCCCGTTCCTCATCGGCGACGCGATCAAAGCCCTACTCGCCGGGTTGATGCCGCTCCCCCGCCTGTAG